The following is a genomic window from Gemmatimonadaceae bacterium.
CCGAGGAGGCGACCGGTCATCGCGACGGCTTCGCGGACGCCGAGCAGAGTCGCGATGACGAGATACGCGGCGCCGTAGGCGGCGAGAATCGCGATCGCGATCCATACCGTGTGCACCCCGCTCATCCCCAACTTGATTCCCCACGCGATCCCGGCGGCGGCGGCCGCAGCGATCCAGAGCTTCACCGTATGTGCCGGGGACAGCGTTGTGGGACCGATTCTGCGGGTCATCGCGCGTCTCAGAAGGAAGAACTCGACCCATCCGGCGATTCCCGCCGTCGCCGTGAGACCCGCCACGCCCAGCTTCGCGTCGAGTCCGAGCGCCGCGGGGAGGTAAAGCGCAGCGAGGTAGCCGAGCACGCTCGTCAGCGCCACGCGGATCACCGCGAAATACAACGGAGTCTTGGTGTCGCGGAGAGCGTAGAACGTGGACGAATACAGCCGGCCCCATGTGGACGCGAGCAAGCCGACAGTGGATCCGGCCAGCACTTGCCACACCCAGACGCTGTCGCTGCGGGTGAAGCGCCCCGACTCGAACAGCACTGCGGATAGGACATCGCCAAGAGCGAGGAAGGCCACCGCCGACGGGATGATGAAGAATGCGATTCGCTCCAGCCCGCCGTCGAGACGGCCGCGAAGATAGCTCGCCACCTCTTCCGGCGTCCCCACGGCGCTCGACATGACCGGAAGCTCCGACGCAGAAATAGCCATGCCGAAAAGACTTACAGGCAGCGTGTAAAGTACCTGCGCATACGCGAGAGTGGCGACCGACCCGGTGGGAAGCCAGCTCGCGATGAACGCATCCACGAATGCGCTGATCTGCACGACGCCGCGGCCGACGAACGCCGGCCCGAAGTTGCGGAACACATTCCGTGAGCTCTCGGCGCGCCAGTCGAAACCGATTCGCAGTCCCTTTGCCAGGCGCAGGACGAGTGGAAGCTGCACGCCGAACTGCAGCGCGCTTCCGACGACCGATGCCCATGCCAGTATCTCGGCCAGGCGGGGCTGCGGGGATCCGGCGCCGAAGCCGAGGAGCGCCGCGATCATCGCGACGTTCCACACGACTGGCGCGGTGTAGCTCACGAAGAAGCGACGATGGCTGTTGAGAATCCCCAGGCACCACGCTGAAAACACCAGCAGGCCGGCACCGGGAAAGAGAACCTGGGTGAGGCGGACGGTCAGATCGCGTTTTTCTCCCGTGAATCCCGGCGCTATCAGGCCGACGAGCAGCGGCGATAGAAGTACTCCAGCCAGAACGAGAATAGCGGCGACGAGAGCGAGTGCGCTCAGAACAGCGCCGGCAAGACGATTCGCGTCTTCGTCCCGCTTTCGCGCGATCAGACCTACGTATTCGGGGATGAAGGAAGCCGACAACA
Proteins encoded in this region:
- the murJ gene encoding murein biosynthesis integral membrane protein MurJ, whose product is MSSDRSRGAAFFVGAGILLSRVAGLVRQKIFAHYFSTSLAADAFNVAFRIPNLLQNLFGEGVLSASFIPEYVGLIARKRDEDANRLAGAVLSALALVAAILVLAGVLLSPLLVGLIAPGFTGEKRDLTVRLTQVLFPGAGLLVFSAWCLGILNSHRRFFVSYTAPVVWNVAMIAALLGFGAGSPQPRLAEILAWASVVGSALQFGVQLPLVLRLAKGLRIGFDWRAESSRNVFRNFGPAFVGRGVVQISAFVDAFIASWLPTGSVATLAYAQVLYTLPVSLFGMAISASELPVMSSAVGTPEEVASYLRGRLDGGLERIAFFIIPSAVAFLALGDVLSAVLFESGRFTRSDSVWVWQVLAGSTVGLLASTWGRLYSSTFYALRDTKTPLYFAVIRVALTSVLGYLAALYLPAALGLDAKLGVAGLTATAGIAGWVEFFLLRRAMTRRIGPTTLSPAHTVKLWIAAAAAAGIAWGIKLGMSGVHTVWIAIAILAAYGAAYLVIATLLGVREAVAMTGRLLGRRLNS